The genomic region CGAGCGGCGCCACCCCCCGCATGGCGGCGTACGCGGGCGTCGGAGCCCTGCTCGGCTTCTTCCTCCTGCCGGTGCTCGGCGCGATACCCGGCTACCTCGGCGGCGGCTACCTCGCCGAACGGCTACGGCTCGGCGGGCACCGGGAGGCGAAGGCGTCGGTCCGCGCGGTGATGCGGGCGGGCGGGACCAGCGTGCTGGTGGAGCTGTTCACCTGCCTGCTGATCACGGGGGCGTGGCTGGGGGCCGTGATCTGGGGGCCGTGAAGGGAGGGCCGCGAGGAGGCCGGTGGTGTGAGGGCCGTGGTGCTGGTCCGTGACCGGGCTATCCCTCCGCGGTCGCCAGAGCCGTCGAGGTCGCCAGAGCCGCCGGGGTCGCCGGGGTCGCCCCCGTCCCCGTCCCCGGAGGCGGCCCCGTCTCCGGAAGTGCCGCGGTCTCCGGAGGTGCCAGGGTCGCCAGATCGATGCTGTCGGCCAGGGCCCGCATGCCCGCGTCGTTGAAGTGGAG from Streptomyces sp. NBC_00878 harbors:
- a CDS encoding DUF456 domain-containing protein, whose protein sequence is MGAWELLLVGVVLLLGLIGVLVPGAPGSWLVWAAILWWAFEDPEGLSWAVLVGATAVLFVSQVIRWQLPPRRLRASGATPRMAAYAGVGALLGFFLLPVLGAIPGYLGGGYLAERLRLGGHREAKASVRAVMRAGGTSVLVELFTCLLITGAWLGAVIWGP